In Chloroflexia bacterium SDU3-3, one DNA window encodes the following:
- a CDS encoding Gfo/Idh/MocA family oxidoreductase: MQKIRWGILSTGNIAEQFARGLAVLDDAELVAVGSRSQESADRFGDTFNVPHRHATYEDLASDPDVDVIYVGTPHPFHAENTLLCLRAGKAVLCEKPFAMNAAEAEAMIGEARARGLFLMEAMWTRFLPHIVKLRELLAQGAIGEVQMMTGNFGFRTEFDPKSRMFAPELGGGGLLDVGIYPISLASMLFGAPQSVVSQVRLGSTGVDEQAAAIFRYASGAMASVAFATRTELVSEAWIYGTTGRIHVRPPWWGPSTITLYQNGQPEQQIAPEQVGNGYNYEAAEVAACLRAGKLESDVISLDETLAIMRTMDTIRAEWGLRYPGE, from the coding sequence ATGCAGAAAATACGCTGGGGTATCCTTTCCACCGGCAATATCGCCGAGCAATTTGCCAGGGGCCTGGCGGTGCTCGACGACGCCGAGCTGGTAGCCGTCGGCTCGCGCTCGCAGGAATCGGCGGATCGCTTTGGCGACACGTTCAATGTGCCGCATCGCCACGCCACCTACGAAGATCTGGCCAGCGACCCCGATGTCGATGTGATCTACGTGGGCACGCCGCACCCGTTCCACGCCGAAAACACCCTGCTGTGCCTGCGCGCGGGCAAGGCGGTGCTGTGCGAGAAGCCCTTCGCTATGAACGCCGCCGAGGCCGAGGCCATGATCGGCGAGGCCCGCGCGCGCGGCCTGTTCCTGATGGAGGCGATGTGGACGCGCTTTCTGCCCCATATCGTGAAGCTGCGCGAGCTGCTGGCCCAGGGCGCGATCGGCGAGGTGCAGATGATGACGGGCAACTTCGGCTTCCGCACCGAGTTCGACCCCAAGAGCCGCATGTTCGCACCCGAGCTGGGCGGCGGCGGCCTGCTGGATGTAGGCATCTACCCGATCTCGCTGGCCTCGATGCTGTTTGGCGCGCCCCAGTCGGTGGTGAGCCAGGTGCGGCTGGGCAGCACCGGGGTGGATGAGCAGGCCGCCGCGATCTTCCGCTACGCCAGCGGCGCGATGGCCAGCGTGGCCTTCGCCACCCGCACCGAGCTGGTGAGCGAGGCCTGGATCTACGGCACCACCGGGCGCATCCACGTCCGCCCGCCATGGTGGGGCCCATCCACGATCACACTCTACCAGAACGGCCAGCCCGAGCAGCAGATCGCGCCCGAGCAGGTGGGCAACGGCTACAACTACGAGGCAGCCGAGGTGGCCGCCTGCCTGCGCGCGGGCAAGCTGGAGAGCGACGTGATCTCACTGGATGAGACGCTGGCGATCATGCGCACCATGGACACCATCCGCGCCGAGTGGGGACTGCGCTACCCCGGCGAGTAG
- a CDS encoding M1 family metallopeptidase produces MRSSSLFALLALLTACGGPMAYAPAPTALLPSATLAQAAAPRHTSTPTPSPVPTATPHPTPTLAPTPTPAAPIDAPFDLAAQAAALRPEQAADMDMAAAWNRYTISGTLDVEARQLRAEQRVDYTNRDSAPLDAIYFHLYPNLGDFGGSTEVASLSVDGQAVEPVLEAKGFLLRVNLPQPLAPGASASVRLGFTTTAPLGASRSKYGAFNKEAGVLAMASAYPTLALVRGGAWDTERPDPKGDFVNSETALYDVSLRAPADWKLVTTGAAVGYEVREGVQASRFVSGPQRDFTLAALQLQEASTHVDGTTITSYFRPGSAEQGQQALDAAARALAIYNRRFGPYPQRELEIIEISATIFFGVEYPGLTMINHTLYSSNTGELEITVAHEVAHMWFYNAVGNNVLRESWLDEAMASYAQVIYREETAGPAAAERELASFRERYRSNRAAGRDAPVGQGNSAFGKNYFAVVYGKGTLFIQALRNELGEEAFDRFLHSYYQQRRYQYVGGGDLLASAEDACGCQLDTLYTNWIERAVAVKVP; encoded by the coding sequence GTGCGATCGTCATCTCTTTTTGCGCTGCTGGCCCTGCTCACGGCCTGCGGCGGGCCGATGGCCTACGCCCCCGCGCCCACCGCGCTGCTGCCGAGCGCCACGCTGGCCCAGGCCGCCGCGCCAAGGCATACATCCACGCCTACGCCCTCCCCCGTGCCCACCGCCACGCCGCATCCCACCCCGACCCTTGCGCCCACGCCCACCCCTGCGGCCCCGATCGATGCGCCGTTCGACCTGGCAGCCCAGGCGGCGGCGCTGCGCCCCGAACAGGCGGCAGACATGGATATGGCGGCGGCCTGGAATCGCTACACCATCAGCGGCACGCTGGATGTGGAGGCCCGCCAGCTGCGGGCCGAGCAGCGCGTGGACTATACCAACCGCGACAGCGCGCCGCTGGATGCGATCTACTTCCACCTCTACCCCAACCTGGGCGACTTCGGCGGCAGCACCGAGGTGGCCAGCCTGAGCGTGGATGGCCAGGCCGTGGAGCCTGTGCTGGAGGCCAAGGGCTTCCTGCTGCGGGTGAACCTGCCGCAGCCGCTTGCGCCGGGGGCATCGGCCAGCGTGCGGCTGGGCTTCACCACCACCGCGCCGCTGGGGGCCAGCCGCAGCAAGTATGGCGCGTTCAACAAAGAGGCGGGCGTGCTGGCCATGGCCTCGGCCTACCCCACGCTGGCGCTGGTGCGCGGCGGCGCGTGGGACACCGAGCGGCCCGACCCCAAGGGCGATTTTGTGAATAGCGAGACCGCGCTGTACGACGTGAGCCTGCGCGCGCCCGCCGACTGGAAGCTGGTGACGACCGGCGCGGCGGTGGGCTACGAGGTGCGCGAGGGTGTGCAGGCCAGCCGCTTCGTGAGCGGGCCGCAGCGCGATTTCACCCTGGCCGCGCTGCAGCTGCAAGAGGCCAGCACGCATGTGGATGGCACCACCATCACCTCCTACTTCCGCCCCGGCAGCGCCGAGCAGGGCCAGCAGGCGCTGGACGCCGCCGCGCGGGCGCTGGCGATCTACAACCGGCGCTTTGGCCCCTACCCCCAGCGCGAGCTGGAGATCATCGAGATCAGCGCCACGATCTTCTTTGGCGTGGAGTACCCAGGCCTCACCATGATCAACCACACGCTCTATAGCAGCAACACCGGCGAGCTAGAGATCACGGTGGCGCACGAGGTGGCGCACATGTGGTTCTACAATGCGGTGGGCAACAATGTGCTGCGCGAGTCGTGGCTGGATGAGGCGATGGCCAGCTACGCCCAGGTGATCTACCGCGAGGAGACGGCGGGGCCAGCCGCCGCCGAGCGCGAGCTGGCCAGCTTCCGCGAGCGCTACCGCAGCAACCGCGCGGCTGGCCGCGATGCGCCGGTGGGCCAGGGCAACAGCGCGTTTGGCAAGAACTATTTTGCGGTGGTGTACGGCAAGGGCACGTTGTTCATCCAGGCGCTGCGCAACGAGCTGGGCGAGGAGGCCTTCGACCGCTTCCTGCACAGCTACTACCAGCAGCGGCGCTACCAGTATGTGGGCGGCGGCGACCTGCTGGCCTCGGCGGAGGATGCCTGCGGATGCCAGCTGGATACGCTTTACACCAACTGGATCGAGCGGGCGGTGGCGGTTAAGGTTCCCTAG
- a CDS encoding Crp/Fnr family transcriptional regulator: protein MRLCEYRPGEYVLYEGEQPPGLFLILRGRVRLSRTAPDGREQVLAMLRHGAHFDAAPLFDHNPNMATARAMSQVACLLLPREALLALITRHPPIALALMAEMAGQLRELVVLVEDLAFRSVRERLVRQLLREATEGAADLTQQELAERTGTVREIAGRALRQLAQEGLVQLERGRVRILNQAGLAAIAEG, encoded by the coding sequence ATGCGCTTGTGCGAGTACCGCCCAGGCGAGTATGTGCTCTACGAGGGCGAGCAGCCGCCGGGCCTGTTTCTCATCCTGCGCGGGCGGGTGCGGCTCTCGCGCACGGCCCCGGATGGCCGCGAGCAGGTGCTGGCCATGCTGCGCCACGGCGCGCACTTCGACGCCGCCCCGCTGTTCGACCATAACCCCAATATGGCCACCGCCCGCGCCATGAGCCAGGTGGCCTGCCTGCTGCTGCCGCGCGAGGCGCTGCTGGCCCTGATCACGCGCCACCCCCCGATCGCGCTGGCCCTGATGGCCGAGATGGCCGGGCAGCTGCGCGAGCTAGTGGTGCTGGTCGAGGATCTGGCCTTCCGCTCGGTGCGCGAGCGGCTGGTGCGCCAGCTGCTGCGCGAGGCCACCGAGGGCGCAGCCGACCTGACCCAACAGGAGCTGGCCGAGCGCACCGGCACCGTGCGCGAGATCGCAGGGCGCGCGCTGCGCCAGCTGGCCCAGGAGGGCCTGGTGCAGCTGGAGCGCGGGCGGGTGCGCATCCTCAACCAGGCCGGGCTGGCGGCAATCGCCGAGGGCTAG
- a CDS encoding 4Fe-4S dicluster domain-containing protein, with translation MPYVITEPCIGTKDAACVAVCPVDCIYEGDDQYYINPDECIDCGACEPECPVSAIFSEDSIPAQWASYAEKAKGFFNA, from the coding sequence ATGCCATATGTGATCACTGAGCCGTGCATCGGCACCAAGGATGCCGCCTGCGTCGCTGTCTGCCCTGTCGACTGCATCTACGAGGGCGACGACCAGTACTATATCAACCCCGACGAGTGCATCGACTGCGGCGCGTGCGAGCCCGAGTGCCCGGTCAGCGCGATCTTCTCCGAGGACTCGATCCCGGCCCAGTGGGCCAGCTACGCCGAGAAGGCCAAGGGCTTCTTCAACGCCTAG
- a CDS encoding ABC transporter ATP-binding protein, with the protein MAIVETRDLTRTYGSTLALDHLTLEIPEGAIYGFIGPNGAGKTTTMRILTTLLAPSSGDAWVDGISVRANPRGVRRLVGFMPDYFGVYSGMKAWEYLDFFGRANHVPATRRAQLIPEVLELVDLGHKRDDDVMGLSRGMKQRLSLARTMMHDPRLLILDEPASGLDPRARIELRELLKELSALGKTIMISSHILTELAEMCTHIGIIERGRLLATGSVEHILRSLQPHRTIELRILGDAEPATLLLGQIPGITNVRGEQPAPEEIAPEPTEEGAPAPAGQPTTTLLADFSGDERSQAELLARLVGAGILVTRFAEQQSDLEDIFMQVTRGLVQ; encoded by the coding sequence ATGGCGATTGTCGAAACGCGCGACCTGACGCGCACCTACGGCTCCACCCTCGCACTCGACCACCTGACGCTTGAGATCCCCGAGGGCGCGATCTACGGCTTTATCGGGCCAAACGGCGCAGGCAAAACCACCACCATGCGCATCCTCACCACCCTGCTGGCCCCATCCAGCGGCGACGCCTGGGTGGATGGCATATCGGTGCGGGCCAACCCGCGCGGCGTGCGCCGCTTGGTCGGCTTTATGCCCGACTACTTCGGCGTCTACAGCGGCATGAAAGCCTGGGAGTACCTCGACTTCTTCGGACGGGCCAACCACGTGCCAGCCACGCGGCGCGCCCAGCTCATCCCCGAGGTGCTGGAGCTGGTGGACCTAGGGCACAAGCGCGACGACGATGTGATGGGCCTCTCGCGCGGCATGAAGCAGCGCCTAAGCCTCGCCCGCACCATGATGCACGACCCCCGCCTGCTCATCCTCGACGAGCCAGCCTCGGGCCTCGACCCGCGCGCCCGCATCGAGCTGCGCGAGCTGCTGAAGGAGCTGAGCGCGCTGGGCAAGACGATCATGATCAGCTCGCACATCCTCACCGAGCTGGCCGAGATGTGCACGCACATCGGCATCATCGAGCGCGGGCGGCTGCTGGCCACCGGCAGCGTCGAGCACATCCTGCGCTCGCTCCAGCCCCACCGCACCATCGAGCTGCGGATCCTGGGCGATGCGGAGCCTGCCACGCTGCTGCTCGGCCAGATCCCCGGCATCACCAACGTGCGCGGCGAGCAGCCCGCCCCCGAGGAGATCGCGCCCGAGCCGACCGAGGAAGGCGCGCCTGCCCCCGCAGGCCAGCCCACCACCACGCTGCTAGCCGACTTCAGCGGCGATGAGCGCAGCCAGGCCGAGCTGCTGGCCCGCCTCGTGGGCGCAGGCATCTTGGTGACACGCTTCGCCGAGCAGCAGAGCGACCTTGAGGACATCTTTATGCAGGTCACGCGCGGCCTCGTGCAATAG
- a CDS encoding ABC transporter permease has protein sequence MPELNPVLVKELRGRMRGMRSFVMLTIFLGLLGGATLLVYMALNASISVYSNPNRSSEIGQFLFLMVSGAALVGISIITPTLSTGALAGERERQTLDLLLVSQLSPWQIVMGKLGSSMGFALLIVIAVVPFMSISFLFGGVSLTEVLIAIEGLAVSTLLYTSIGLFWSSVMRTTLGATSLTMGTVALLLLGIPFLMLMVSITSRGSDWFTTVPMIYISITAISAHPFIALGLTEAMLRDGQGALFMKFPIYNSTSSTSTEVYMPSSWLIFTTLAVLASVVLLLITVSRVRAGGGAGRRPSAKAQAQAEG, from the coding sequence ATGCCAGAACTAAACCCCGTGCTTGTAAAAGAGCTGCGTGGGCGCATGCGTGGCATGCGCTCGTTTGTCATGCTTACGATCTTCCTGGGACTGCTGGGCGGCGCGACCCTGCTCGTCTATATGGCGCTCAACGCCTCAATCAGCGTCTACAGCAACCCCAACCGCTCCTCCGAGATCGGCCAGTTCCTGTTTCTGATGGTCAGCGGGGCTGCGCTGGTGGGCATCTCGATCATCACGCCCACGCTCAGCACGGGCGCGCTGGCTGGCGAGCGCGAGCGCCAGACGCTCGACCTGCTGCTGGTCTCGCAGCTTTCGCCCTGGCAGATCGTGATGGGCAAGCTCGGCTCCTCCATGGGTTTCGCGCTGCTGATCGTGATCGCGGTGGTGCCCTTTATGAGCATCTCGTTCCTGTTCGGCGGTGTCTCGCTCACCGAGGTGCTGATCGCGATCGAGGGCCTCGCCGTGTCCACCCTGCTCTACACCTCGATCGGCCTGTTCTGGTCGTCGGTGATGCGCACCACCCTGGGGGCCACCAGCCTAACCATGGGCACGGTGGCGCTGCTGCTGCTGGGCATCCCCTTCCTGATGCTGATGGTCTCGATCACATCCAGAGGGTCTGATTGGTTTACCACCGTCCCCATGATCTATATATCGATCACCGCGATCTCGGCACACCCATTTATCGCGCTCGGGCTGACCGAGGCCATGCTGCGCGACGGCCAGGGGGCGCTGTTCATGAAGTTCCCGATCTACAACAGCACATCCAGCACCAGCACCGAGGTCTACATGCCCAGCTCGTGGCTGATCTTCACCACCCTGGCAGTGCTGGCCAGCGTGGTGCTGCTGCTGATCACCGTCAGCCGCGTGCGCGCCGGCGGCGGGGCGGGCAGGCGGCCCAGCGCCAAGGCGCAGGCCCAGGCCGAGGGCTAG
- a CDS encoding ABC transporter permease — MATVITSRSESVFHYLNPIAMVRHLWQHRDLIQQFTKREIEGRYKGSFLGLFWSFINPLILLLIYTFVFGVVMKSRWSISQESSLSEFALILFCGLIAFNIFSECAGKASNIITSVPNYVKKVVFPLEILPVSTLGSALFHGAISLGILLVAKLIITGTLQLTLLLLPIIMLPLLFLCLGLMWFLASMGVFIRDIGYTVALVLQVLFFLTPIFYPIESIPQPFNAIIRLNPMASIADNFRRSIIWGTSPSWYGWLAWTALTGSIMILGYAWFMKTKKAFADVI; from the coding sequence ATGGCAACAGTCATCACATCGCGCTCTGAGAGCGTGTTTCACTACCTCAATCCTATCGCAATGGTGCGACATCTCTGGCAGCACCGAGACCTTATCCAGCAATTCACCAAACGAGAGATCGAGGGGCGCTATAAAGGATCCTTTCTCGGCCTGTTTTGGTCTTTTATCAACCCGCTTATCCTGCTCTTGATCTACACCTTTGTTTTTGGCGTCGTGATGAAATCACGCTGGTCGATCTCACAAGAGTCAAGCCTGAGTGAATTTGCACTCATCCTGTTTTGCGGTCTTATCGCCTTCAATATCTTTAGCGAGTGTGCTGGGAAAGCTTCTAATATCATCACCAGCGTACCCAACTACGTGAAGAAGGTGGTCTTCCCCCTTGAGATTCTCCCCGTGAGCACCCTGGGCAGCGCGCTCTTCCATGGCGCGATCAGCCTTGGCATTCTGCTGGTGGCAAAGCTGATCATCACTGGTACGCTGCAGCTGACGTTGCTGCTGCTGCCTATTATCATGCTGCCGCTGCTCTTTCTCTGCCTGGGGTTAATGTGGTTTCTTGCCAGTATGGGGGTCTTCATCCGAGATATTGGCTATACCGTTGCGCTAGTACTCCAGGTGCTATTTTTTCTCACTCCCATATTTTATCCGATCGAAAGCATACCTCAGCCATTTAATGCGATCATTCGTCTTAATCCGATGGCGTCGATCGCCGATAATTTTCGAAGAAGCATTATCTGGGGCACATCCCCCAGCTGGTATGGCTGGCTCGCATGGACTGCGCTCACGGGCAGTATCATGATTCTTGGCTATGCTTGGTTCATGAAAACAAAAAAAGCATTTGCAGATGTGATTTAG
- a CDS encoding NAD-dependent epimerase/dehydratase family protein, with amino-acid sequence MPYHILITGGAGFIGSFLTDYFLSSGHRVRILDNLDPQVHPHGAPAYLNSKAEFRQADIRDKQAVYDALEGIDVVIHAAAAVGVGQSMYRVQHYVDTNAGGTAVLFECLIERKQTLKKLIVFTSMTGYGEGLYRRPSDGSLLRVAIRTQEDIARFGWDLADPASGEILEIAPTPEDSALLARNVYALAKRWQEDLALSLGEVYDIPTTCLRLFNVFGPRQSLSNPYTGVLAIFLSRLLNGERPVVYEDGRQSRDFVSVHDVVRAVDLAIQNPATNGQVFNIGTGIAREVGQIAQTLARLIGREDIEPNITGQFRKGDIRHCVADLTRSRAILGFEPQTNWEDALQEIIAWSATADKIDNFQQVDQELRKHGLVS; translated from the coding sequence ATGCCATACCATATCCTTATCACTGGTGGCGCTGGGTTTATTGGTTCTTTTCTTACCGACTACTTTCTATCGAGCGGCCACCGTGTGCGCATCCTCGATAATCTTGACCCGCAAGTGCACCCACATGGGGCACCGGCCTATCTGAACAGCAAGGCCGAGTTCCGCCAGGCCGACATCCGCGATAAGCAGGCGGTGTATGACGCACTCGAAGGCATCGATGTCGTGATCCACGCCGCAGCGGCTGTAGGCGTTGGGCAATCGATGTACCGCGTGCAGCACTACGTCGACACCAACGCGGGCGGCACCGCAGTGCTGTTCGAATGCCTGATCGAGCGCAAGCAGACGCTGAAGAAGCTGATCGTCTTCACATCCATGACCGGCTATGGCGAGGGCCTCTACCGCCGCCCCAGCGACGGCAGCCTGCTGCGCGTCGCCATCCGCACCCAAGAGGACATCGCCCGCTTCGGCTGGGATCTGGCCGATCCGGCCAGCGGCGAGATCCTAGAGATCGCCCCCACCCCCGAAGACTCGGCGCTGCTGGCACGAAATGTCTACGCCCTGGCCAAGCGCTGGCAGGAGGATCTGGCCCTCAGCCTCGGCGAGGTCTACGACATCCCGACCACATGCCTCAGGCTGTTCAACGTGTTTGGCCCGCGCCAGTCGCTCAGCAACCCCTACACCGGCGTGCTCGCCATCTTCCTGAGCCGCCTGCTCAATGGCGAGCGCCCGGTGGTCTACGAGGATGGCCGCCAGAGCCGCGACTTTGTCTCGGTGCACGATGTGGTGCGCGCCGTCGACCTGGCCATCCAGAACCCAGCCACCAACGGCCAGGTCTTCAATATCGGCACGGGTATCGCGCGCGAGGTCGGCCAGATCGCGCAGACCCTGGCGCGGCTGATCGGGCGCGAGGACATCGAGCCAAACATCACCGGCCAGTTCCGCAAGGGCGACATCCGCCACTGCGTGGCAGATCTGACCCGCAGCCGCGCGATCCTTGGCTTCGAGCCGCAGACCAACTGGGAAGATGCGCTCCAGGAGATCATCGCGTGGTCGGCTACCGCCGATAAGATTGACAACTTCCAGCAGGTCGATCAAGAGCTGCGCAAGCATGGCCTCGTAAGCTAA
- a CDS encoding NAD-dependent epimerase/dehydratase family protein, which produces MSMHKKVLITGSSGLIGSEAVAHFDRKGWDVHGVDNNMRREFFGPDGDTTWNLNRLKGSTKRFTHHNRDIRDRQGILDFIGELRPDLIIHCASQPSHDLAKDRPFDDFDVNAGGTLNLLEATRRACPESPFIFMSTNKVYGDAPNEIPLVEQETRWEYARPEDFHGVSEQCRIDASTHSLFGASKVAADVMVQEYGRYFNIPTVCLRGGCLTGPHHSGAELHGFLSYLAKATREGRKYRIFGYKGKQVRDNIHSHDVCTFFEAFYNAPRVAAVYNLGGGRENSVSMIEAIARFEALIGKKLDVEYIDQNRVGDHICYISDLRHIHADFPSWRQEYTLERTLAEIAAAGVKEQ; this is translated from the coding sequence ATGTCTATGCATAAAAAGGTGCTCATCACCGGCAGCAGCGGGCTCATTGGCTCCGAGGCCGTGGCCCACTTCGACCGCAAGGGCTGGGATGTCCACGGTGTCGACAACAATATGCGGCGCGAGTTCTTCGGCCCCGATGGCGACACCACCTGGAACCTCAACCGCCTCAAGGGCTCGACCAAGCGCTTCACCCACCACAACCGCGACATCCGCGATCGCCAGGGCATCCTCGACTTCATCGGCGAGCTGCGGCCCGACCTGATCATCCACTGCGCCTCGCAGCCCTCGCACGATCTGGCCAAGGATCGCCCCTTCGACGACTTCGACGTCAACGCGGGCGGTACGCTCAACCTGCTGGAGGCCACGCGGCGCGCATGCCCCGAGTCGCCCTTCATCTTTATGAGCACCAACAAGGTGTATGGCGATGCGCCAAACGAGATCCCGCTAGTCGAGCAGGAGACCCGCTGGGAATATGCCCGCCCCGAGGACTTCCACGGCGTCAGCGAGCAGTGCCGGATCGATGCCAGCACCCACAGCCTGTTTGGCGCATCCAAGGTTGCCGCCGATGTGATGGTGCAGGAGTACGGGCGCTACTTCAACATCCCCACCGTCTGCCTGCGCGGCGGCTGCCTGACCGGCCCGCACCACTCGGGGGCCGAGCTGCACGGCTTCCTCTCGTACCTGGCCAAGGCCACCCGCGAGGGCCGAAAGTACCGGATCTTCGGCTACAAGGGCAAGCAGGTGCGCGACAACATCCACTCGCACGATGTGTGCACCTTCTTCGAGGCCTTCTACAACGCGCCGCGTGTGGCCGCTGTCTACAACCTGGGCGGCGGGCGCGAGAACAGCGTCTCGATGATCGAGGCGATCGCGCGATTCGAGGCCCTGATCGGCAAAAAGCTGGATGTCGAGTATATCGACCAGAACCGCGTCGGCGACCATATCTGCTACATCAGCGATCTGCGCCACATCCACGCCGATTTCCCCAGCTGGCGGCAAGAGTACACGCTTGAGCGAACCCTTGCGGAAATTGCAGCGGCAGGCGTAAAGGAGCAGTAA
- a CDS encoding glycosyltransferase family 2 protein codes for MKLSIVIPARNEAGNIGATIDVLRARLAREQIAYEILVVDDGSSDTTCDEVLARAAIDSGVRLERNLGLHGFGRAIRYGLERFTGDAVVIVMADASDDPEDVVQYYYVLRDEAECAFGSRFMRGGGTYDYPKFKLVVNRISNLFVRLLFGLRYNDVTNAFKGYRAEVIRGCQPLISPHFNLTVEIPLKAVVRGYSYKVLPITWRNRKVGKSSLHLEEQGSRYLYIVLNVWMEKLLTKGDYRRPKDEAFEPWEIQLGQERHSTQ; via the coding sequence ATGAAACTGTCGATCGTGATCCCTGCGCGGAACGAGGCGGGAAATATCGGCGCCACCATCGATGTGCTGCGCGCGCGGCTCGCCCGAGAGCAGATCGCCTATGAGATCCTGGTGGTCGACGATGGCAGCTCGGACACCACCTGCGACGAGGTTCTGGCCAGGGCCGCTATCGACAGCGGGGTGCGCCTGGAGCGCAACCTGGGCCTGCACGGCTTTGGGCGCGCCATCCGCTACGGGCTCGAGCGCTTCACCGGCGACGCGGTGGTGATCGTGATGGCCGATGCCTCGGACGACCCCGAGGACGTGGTGCAGTACTACTATGTGCTGCGCGACGAGGCCGAGTGCGCGTTTGGCTCGCGCTTCATGCGCGGCGGCGGCACCTACGACTACCCGAAGTTCAAGCTGGTGGTCAACCGCATCTCGAACCTGTTCGTGCGGCTGCTCTTCGGCCTGCGCTACAACGATGTGACGAACGCCTTCAAGGGCTATCGCGCCGAGGTCATCCGCGGCTGCCAGCCGCTGATCTCGCCCCACTTCAACCTGACGGTAGAGATCCCGCTGAAGGCGGTGGTGCGCGGCTACAGCTACAAGGTGCTGCCGATCACATGGCGTAACCGCAAGGTTGGCAAGAGCAGCCTGCATCTTGAGGAGCAGGGCAGCCGCTACCTCTACATCGTGCTCAATGTCTGGATGGAGAAGCTGCTGACCAAAGGCGACTACCGCCGCCCCAAAGACGAGGCGTTTGAGCCGTGGGAGATCCAGCTTGGGCAAGAGCGTCATTCCACACAGTAG